The following are encoded together in the Thalassomonas haliotis genome:
- a CDS encoding sensor histidine kinase, whose amino-acid sequence MKVKQALKKGSLRRYVFRVAMIHALIVVLCYSLLLHWFFIRGLDESNYMYMTMEAQSFSRAYDAGLQPQVPRSIHFNGYLGWQQLPPWLQQQFSSLQQVTELQMQDLKLTNDSSTREQEEVVVFMVAEPLKDGNIFYLVRRITLEDHSGQIRTRMIETVLLTWPLALASLLTVLASVYFTLSRLTRPMSALGDWSATLTLDDVSKSPPDFSFNELNTIARQQQNAFCRLASILEKEQDFLRFSSHELRTPIAVIKSNTELLTRVLAGQKGSTSLERIQRAVLNMQHMTETLLWLSREQQEKVQGQALDLGEMLSTLSEDNQYLLQGKKVEVSFNCDHHIVELAATPCRLILNNVIRNAFQYTAEGDIDITLSQGQVVITNVNRSQEDIDHHGADYGYGLGLMLVERIVAKMHWQYQNSEIPGGRKVSVGFSCSNNPV is encoded by the coding sequence ATGAAGGTTAAGCAGGCGCTGAAAAAAGGCTCATTGCGCCGTTATGTGTTCAGGGTGGCGATGATCCACGCTCTGATTGTGGTGCTTTGTTACAGTTTGCTGCTGCACTGGTTCTTTATCCGCGGGCTGGATGAGTCCAATTATATGTATATGACCATGGAAGCGCAGAGTTTTTCCCGGGCCTATGATGCCGGTTTGCAGCCCCAGGTGCCGCGTTCAATCCATTTCAATGGTTACCTGGGCTGGCAACAATTGCCGCCCTGGCTGCAGCAACAGTTTTCCTCATTGCAGCAGGTGACTGAGCTGCAAATGCAAGATCTGAAATTAACCAATGACAGCTCGACCCGGGAGCAGGAAGAGGTGGTGGTGTTTATGGTGGCCGAGCCGCTTAAAGACGGCAACATTTTTTACCTGGTGCGCCGCATTACCCTGGAAGATCACAGCGGACAGATCCGCACCCGGATGATAGAGACGGTATTATTGACCTGGCCGCTGGCGCTGGCATCTTTACTGACGGTTTTAGCTTCTGTGTATTTTACCCTAAGCCGGCTGACCCGGCCTATGTCTGCCCTTGGCGACTGGAGCGCGACGTTAACTTTGGATGATGTCAGCAAGTCGCCGCCTGATTTTTCCTTTAATGAACTTAATACCATAGCGCGGCAGCAACAGAATGCCTTTTGCCGTTTGGCGTCCATCCTGGAAAAAGAGCAGGACTTTTTACGTTTTTCCAGCCATGAGCTGAGAACCCCGATCGCCGTGATTAAATCCAATACCGAGCTGCTGACCCGGGTACTGGCGGGGCAAAAAGGCAGTACTTCGCTTGAGCGTATCCAGCGGGCGGTACTCAATATGCAGCATATGACGGAAACCTTGTTATGGCTAAGCCGCGAGCAGCAAGAAAAAGTTCAGGGGCAAGCGCTGGATCTGGGCGAGATGCTGAGCACCCTCAGTGAGGATAACCAGTATCTGTTGCAGGGGAAAAAGGTAGAAGTGAGTTTTAACTGCGATCACCACATAGTGGAGCTTGCCGCGACTCCCTGCCGCTTGATCCTCAATAATGTTATCCGCAATGCCTTTCAATATACCGCCGAAGGGGATATTGACATTACCTTATCGCAGGGGCAAGTGGTGATCACCAATGTTAACCGCAGCCAGGAAGATATCGACCATCACGGGGCCGATTATGGCTATGGTTTAGGCCTGATGCTGGTGGAGCGGATTGTAGCCAAGATGCACTGGCAATATCAAAATAGCGAGATCCCGGGCGGGCGAAAAGTCAGTGTTGGCTTTTCTTGCAGCAATAATCCGGTATAA
- a CDS encoding response regulator transcription factor, which produces MNNVKRNILLVEDDLDLAATVVDYLELEGISCDHAANGIRGLGLVQSQSYDMVILDVNMPRMDGLLVCRKMREQGIDTPVLMLTARDTLDDKLAGFKVGSDDYLVKPFAMLELVARIHVLAKRRSGQTTSTELYGLSIDFSQKIAKRGQRQLQLSPTGWILLETLVRKSGQIVTRDQLCHAVWGDELPDSNSLKVHLFNLRQQIDAPGESKLIHTVPGQGVALRQQDEG; this is translated from the coding sequence GTGAACAATGTAAAACGCAATATCCTGCTGGTGGAAGACGACCTCGACCTTGCGGCAACTGTGGTCGATTACCTTGAGCTGGAAGGGATCAGTTGCGATCATGCAGCAAACGGTATCCGGGGGCTGGGGCTTGTCCAGTCCCAGTCTTACGATATGGTGATCCTTGATGTCAATATGCCGCGTATGGACGGTTTGCTGGTTTGCCGGAAGATGAGAGAGCAGGGTATAGATACCCCGGTACTTATGCTGACCGCCCGGGATACCTTAGACGATAAACTAGCCGGCTTTAAAGTGGGTTCGGATGACTACCTGGTAAAACCTTTTGCCATGCTGGAGCTGGTAGCGCGTATTCATGTGCTGGCCAAGCGCCGTAGCGGGCAAACCACCAGTACCGAGCTTTATGGTTTGAGCATAGATTTCAGCCAGAAAATTGCTAAACGCGGGCAAAGGCAGTTACAGCTCTCGCCCACCGGCTGGATATTACTGGAAACCCTGGTGCGCAAGTCCGGGCAAATTGTCACCCGGGATCAGCTTTGCCATGCGGTATGGGGGGATGAGTTACCCGACAGCAACAGCCTGAAAGTGCATCTATTTAATTTACGCCAGCAAATCGACGCCCCGGGTGAAAGTAAACTTATTCATACCGTGCCGGGACAGGGGGTCGCCCTGCGGCAACAAGATGAAGGTTAA